Proteins co-encoded in one Spirosoma endbachense genomic window:
- a CDS encoding restriction endonuclease subunit S has protein sequence MNKFLYKIPLKILVAYQKGIKPIFLSDKPFKRGIPYLDINALEEDNITQYTRKEVAELTQEGEILVVWDGSRSGLAFRSKSGAIGSTLMRLKPFYLLQEYLFYFLKSQFEYINKNTSGASIPHVDSELFFNLEIPYAKIEQQKDIVLEIEEKYQHNSLLLKQQKELMEEILSTTNVEYIDNEDIEKSIKQFRQAVIERAINGDLTKKDREKHNIEWEKTSIEQVLFDKPKNGYSPKPVNYETMYKVLNLSATSSGIFDEKQFKYFDERIAPDSDLWLKNGDILVQRGNSIEYVGVPAIYTGGDNEYIYPDLMIRLRTSTLPI, from the coding sequence ATGAATAAATTTCTTTACAAAATTCCATTGAAGATTCTAGTTGCATATCAGAAAGGAATTAAACCAATATTTTTAAGTGATAAACCATTTAAAAGAGGGATTCCATATCTTGATATAAATGCACTAGAGGAAGATAATATAACTCAATATACAAGAAAGGAAGTTGCCGAATTAACACAAGAGGGTGAAATACTTGTAGTTTGGGATGGATCAAGAAGCGGACTTGCTTTTAGAAGTAAATCTGGTGCAATTGGATCTACGCTGATGCGTTTAAAACCATTTTATCTTTTACAAGAATATTTGTTTTATTTTTTGAAATCACAATTTGAATATATAAACAAAAATACTTCAGGCGCAAGCATACCACATGTAGACTCAGAATTATTTTTTAATTTAGAAATACCTTATGCAAAAATTGAACAACAGAAAGATATAGTTTTGGAAATAGAAGAAAAATATCAACACAATTCTCTTCTATTAAAACAGCAAAAAGAACTAATGGAGGAAATATTATCAACAACTAATGTTGAGTATATTGATAATGAAGATATTGAAAAATCAATAAAGCAGTTTCGCCAAGCAGTTATCGAAAGGGCTATAAACGGTGACCTAACAAAAAAAGATCGTGAAAAACATAATATAGAATGGGAAAAAACAAGCATAGAACAAGTTTTATTTGATAAACCTAAAAATGGGTACTCACCTAAACCTGTTAATTATGAAACAATGTATAAAGTTTTAAACTTATCGGCCACATCTTCAGGTATATTTGATGAAAAACAATTTAAATATTTTGACGAAAGGATTGCGCCTGACTCTGATTTATGGTTAAAAAATGGTGATATTCTTGTACAGCGAGGAAATTCAATAGAGTATGTTGGAGTCCCAGCTATTTACACAGGAGGTGATAACGAATATATATATCCAGATTTAATGATCAGACTTAGAACTAGTACTCTTCCAATTTAA
- a CDS encoding helix-turn-helix domain-containing protein: MNRPSTGSLWTMSAKVRRLTLKQSTLYRLFMDHVGQSPKAYTQTVRFRQSLNTLITTPKESFSQVAYQGLYCDQAHWTKHIKRLTGLTPSQLQRTSQIEQGQLIWVPKPALR, encoded by the coding sequence ATGAATCGACCCTCTACCGGCTCTTTATGGACCATGTCGGCCAAAGTCCGAAGGCTTACACTCAAACAATCGACCCTCTACCGGCTCTTTATGGACCATGTCGGCCAAAGTCCGAAGGCTTACACTCAAACGGTGCGGTTTCGCCAGTCCCTAAACACGCTAATCACAACACCCAAGGAATCATTTAGCCAGGTAGCCTATCAAGGACTGTACTGTGATCAGGCACACTGGACGAAACATATCAAACGCCTAACCGGGTTGACCCCCAGCCAACTCCAACGTACGTCTCAAATTGAGCAGGGGCAACTGATTTGGGTTCCTAAACCTGCGCTCCGCTAA